The proteins below come from a single Mucilaginibacter mali genomic window:
- the nadA gene encoding quinolinate synthase NadA: protein MDTLAEINVKGYADEYIDPTLDLFDEIEKLKKQKNAVILAHYYQEGDIQDIADYIGDSLGLSQQAAKTDADIIVFAGVHFMAETAKILSPTKKVLLPDVKAGCSLADSCPPHLFKKFKEQYPDHLVITYVNCTAELKALSDIVCTSSNAVQIVESLPPEQKIIFGPDKNLGAYVAKKTGRDLVLWNGACMVHEIFSREKITKLKERHPGAKLLAHPECEDTILEMADYIGSTTGILKYATSHPDKEFIVATEAGILHQMQKDNPDKVFIPAPPNNNCACNDCPHMKRNTLEKLYLCLKNEAPEIEVPAAIIEHAVKPIERMLEISAKLGL, encoded by the coding sequence ATGGATACTTTAGCAGAAATAAATGTGAAAGGTTACGCCGATGAATACATCGACCCAACGCTTGACCTTTTTGATGAAATTGAAAAATTAAAAAAACAAAAGAATGCGGTTATACTGGCCCACTATTACCAGGAAGGAGATATACAGGATATTGCCGATTATATTGGCGATAGCCTGGGCCTATCGCAACAGGCTGCAAAAACCGATGCCGATATTATCGTATTCGCCGGCGTACACTTTATGGCCGAAACAGCCAAAATACTTTCGCCCACAAAAAAGGTTTTACTGCCCGACGTAAAGGCAGGTTGCAGTTTAGCCGACAGCTGTCCACCTCACCTGTTCAAAAAGTTTAAAGAGCAATACCCCGATCACCTGGTGATCACCTACGTAAACTGCACTGCCGAACTGAAAGCTTTAAGCGATATTGTATGTACCAGCAGCAACGCCGTACAAATTGTGGAAAGCCTGCCGCCTGAGCAAAAGATCATCTTCGGCCCTGATAAAAACCTGGGTGCATACGTAGCCAAAAAAACAGGCCGCGACCTGGTATTGTGGAATGGTGCCTGTATGGTGCACGAGATATTTAGCCGCGAAAAGATCACCAAACTGAAAGAGCGCCATCCTGGTGCCAAACTGCTGGCGCATCCTGAGTGCGAGGATACCATTTTGGAAATGGCCGACTATATCGGATCTACCACCGGTATACTAAAATACGCCACATCGCACCCCGATAAAGAATTTATAGTAGCCACAGAAGCCGGCATATTGCACCAGATGCAAAAGGATAATCCCGATAAGGTGTTTATCCCCGCCCCGCCAAATAATAATTGCGCCTGTAACGATTGCCCGCATATGAAGCGTAATACTTTAGAAAAACTATACCTGTGCCTGAAGAATGAAGCACCGGAAATTGAAGTACCGGCAGCTATTATTGAACATGCCGTAAAACCTATTGAAAGGATGCTGGAGATATCGGCTAAATTGGGACTTTAA
- the nadB gene encoding L-aspartate oxidase: MTKNVDFLVVGSGIAGLSFALKAAKHGKVLIVTKASEDESNTKYAQGGVAVVVDKKEDSFEKHIEDTLIAGDGLCDPEVVEIVVEEGPERIKEIIDYGTNFDKTNEGFYDLAKEGGHSEYRVLHYKDITGLEIERTLLNQIHQNPNIEILTHYFAVDLITQHHLGEYVDKSSEDIKCYGIYAFNTHTNVVEKILSKITVMAAGGAGHIYAITTNPTIATGDGVAMVYRAKGKVRNMEFMQFHPTALYNPGEYPSFLISEAVRGFGGVLKRINGEEFMQEYDARGSLAPRDIVARAIDAEIKKSGEDYVYLDVRHRSKKDILEHFPNIYAKCLDIGIDMTRDMIPVSPACHYMCGGVLVDHSGKSSINRLYACGECASTGLHGANRLASNSLLEALVFAHRIYTDAVVSFAENHIPGNIPDWDEKGVKLSNEDILVTHNIREMQKLMNDYVGIVRSDFRLERAMRRLGLLYEETESFYKQTKLSVKLCELRNLIQVSFIVVKSAMLRKESRGLHYTTDYPEHLPVAEDTVF, encoded by the coding sequence ATGACTAAAAATGTGGATTTCCTGGTCGTGGGATCGGGCATAGCAGGATTAAGTTTTGCACTAAAGGCGGCAAAACATGGTAAAGTACTGATAGTTACAAAAGCCAGCGAAGATGAGAGTAACACTAAGTATGCCCAGGGAGGCGTTGCGGTGGTTGTGGATAAAAAGGAAGATTCGTTTGAAAAACACATAGAAGACACCTTAATTGCCGGTGATGGCTTGTGCGATCCTGAAGTTGTGGAAATTGTAGTTGAGGAAGGACCGGAAAGAATTAAGGAAATTATTGACTACGGTACCAATTTCGACAAGACAAACGAAGGCTTTTATGATCTGGCCAAAGAGGGTGGCCATTCCGAATACCGGGTGTTGCATTATAAAGATATCACCGGCTTGGAGATAGAACGCACGCTTTTAAACCAGATCCATCAAAATCCGAATATCGAGATATTGACACATTATTTCGCGGTTGATCTGATCACCCAACATCATTTGGGCGAATATGTAGATAAATCGAGCGAGGATATTAAATGTTATGGAATTTACGCCTTTAATACGCATACTAATGTTGTTGAGAAGATACTATCGAAAATAACGGTAATGGCTGCAGGTGGTGCCGGGCATATTTATGCCATAACTACTAACCCAACTATTGCTACCGGCGATGGCGTGGCCATGGTATACCGGGCAAAGGGTAAAGTGCGTAATATGGAATTTATGCAATTTCATCCTACCGCTTTGTATAATCCAGGCGAGTATCCATCATTTTTAATATCCGAAGCTGTGCGTGGTTTTGGTGGTGTGTTGAAACGGATAAACGGCGAAGAATTTATGCAGGAGTATGATGCCCGCGGATCATTAGCTCCGCGTGATATTGTAGCCCGTGCCATAGATGCCGAGATCAAAAAATCGGGCGAGGATTATGTTTATTTAGATGTCCGGCATCGAAGCAAAAAAGACATCCTTGAACATTTCCCTAACATTTATGCTAAATGCCTGGATATAGGTATTGATATGACCCGCGATATGATCCCTGTTTCGCCGGCCTGTCATTATATGTGTGGTGGCGTACTGGTAGATCATTCCGGCAAATCATCAATCAATCGCTTATATGCTTGTGGAGAATGTGCATCAACCGGTTTACATGGTGCTAACCGTTTGGCTTCCAATTCTTTGCTTGAAGCTTTGGTATTTGCTCATCGTATTTATACCGATGCGGTTGTATCATTTGCTGAAAATCATATCCCCGGAAATATTCCCGATTGGGATGAAAAGGGTGTAAAGCTAAGTAATGAAGATATCCTGGTTACGCACAATATCCGCGAAATGCAAAAGTTGATGAATGACTATGTAGGTATTGTCCGGTCTGATTTCCGTTTGGAAAGGGCCATGCGTAGGTTGGGTTTATTATATGAGGAAACAGAATCTTTTTATAAGCAAACCAAGCTATCTGTTAAACTTTGCGAGCTGCGTAATTTAATACAGGTATCGTTTATAGTTGTAAAATCGGCTATGTTGCGGAAAGAGAGCAGGGGTTTGCATTATACTACGGATTATCCCGAGCATTTGCCAGTGGCGGAGGATACGGTGTTTTAA
- a CDS encoding GIY-YIG nuclease family protein — MATFGGYVYIITNKYNAVLYTGVTSELYNRICKHKNKEYPTAFSAKYNCDKLVYYSGFPTINEAIAEEKRIKGCSRNYKIDLIESKNPKWIDLFDNIPDEA, encoded by the coding sequence ATGGCAACATTTGGTGGATATGTTTATATTATAACAAATAAATATAATGCTGTACTATATACAGGTGTTACATCAGAATTGTATAACCGTATTTGCAAGCATAAGAATAAAGAATATCCGACTGCTTTTAGTGCTAAATACAACTGTGATAAACTGGTTTATTATAGTGGATTCCCGACAATAAATGAAGCTATCGCAGAAGAAAAAAGAATTAAAGGATGTAGCAGGAATTATAAAATTGATCTTATTGAGTCAAAGAATCCAAAATGGATAGACTTATTTGATAATATTCCGGATGAGGCATAG
- a CDS encoding gamma carbonic anhydrase family protein, with protein sequence MPLILPVKDKNPTWGSDCFIAENCTIVGDVIMGDNCSVWFNAVIRGDVNYIHIGNNTNIQDGAVIHATYLRAATTIGNNVSIGHNAIVHGCELKDHTLIGMGAIVMDHAVVEEYVIIGAGSVVLENTICESGYLYAGSPAKKIKPLTDQQKQLLDKLPQNYMMYSGWFMDK encoded by the coding sequence ATGCCACTCATACTACCCGTAAAAGATAAAAACCCAACCTGGGGAAGCGATTGTTTTATTGCCGAAAACTGCACTATCGTTGGCGACGTCATCATGGGTGATAACTGCTCGGTTTGGTTTAACGCCGTTATTCGCGGCGATGTAAACTATATCCATATCGGCAATAATACCAATATACAGGATGGCGCCGTGATTCATGCTACCTACCTGCGTGCGGCTACTACAATTGGCAATAACGTATCTATCGGTCATAATGCCATTGTGCATGGTTGCGAGTTAAAAGATCATACGCTGATAGGAATGGGCGCTATTGTAATGGATCATGCTGTGGTAGAAGAATATGTAATTATCGGCGCAGGATCTGTTGTATTAGAAAATACGATATGTGAATCTGGTTATCTATATGCCGGCTCGCCGGCCAAAAAGATAAAACCTTTAACAGATCAGCAAAAGCAATTACTGGATAAACTGCCGCAGAATTATATGATGTATTCGGGATGGTTTATGGATAAATAA
- a CDS encoding Ig-like domain-containing protein, with product MGGPRDRTPPKLLLATPANQTRNFKATSIKLDFDEYFKLSNTYQEIVMSPAMEKLPEYKTKGKSLVINFKDTLQKNTTYVINFGKAIVDVNESNVLKNFTYVFSTGPHIDSLSVSGSVTNTQTQEKEKDATVMLFPVKQDSVMYGKKKPTIFATTDSAGNFTLGNLHEGDYRIYALKEQSPNKIYDNENELIAFLKKPIHVTKDTSNVQLALFKQTDKFRADAKFNSDGSLFFTFNMPLNNPDVRINFPADLDKQKIVDFSKTKDTASIYLKNMNFDSISVSFIDNGKVLDTVSRKKSLKETYTRTVIPTYNISADSKLKPGADLVLTMNAPIESLDVSRVTFLEDSVSRTNFTMTIDPANPKKVILKYRWRQLAKYLLTFNEGTFTTIYGDRNKRLPKSFTIDKPENYGIIVLKVSVPDSTKSYVIEVLNEAKRVVITDIVKKTSTLTHNGFLAGKYRVRVTYDTNNNGRWDSGNVKKKLYPESIILMPDVFTLRPNWENEWNVDIPKEVIVP from the coding sequence ATGGGTGGCCCACGAGATCGAACGCCGCCAAAATTATTACTGGCGACACCTGCAAATCAAACCCGAAATTTTAAAGCCACCTCCATCAAATTAGATTTTGACGAATATTTTAAATTAAGCAACACCTACCAGGAAATTGTAATGAGCCCGGCGATGGAAAAATTACCGGAATACAAAACCAAGGGAAAAAGCTTAGTGATCAATTTTAAAGATACGCTTCAAAAAAACACCACCTACGTTATTAATTTTGGTAAAGCCATTGTTGATGTTAACGAGAGCAACGTGCTCAAAAATTTCACTTACGTTTTTTCTACCGGACCGCACATCGACTCGCTGAGTGTTTCGGGGTCAGTAACAAACACCCAAACCCAGGAAAAAGAAAAAGACGCCACCGTAATGCTGTTCCCGGTAAAACAGGATTCGGTTATGTATGGCAAAAAGAAACCCACCATATTTGCCACTACAGATTCGGCAGGCAATTTTACACTTGGTAATTTGCATGAGGGCGATTATCGAATTTACGCGCTGAAAGAACAATCGCCCAACAAAATTTACGACAACGAGAATGAACTGATCGCGTTTTTGAAAAAGCCAATACATGTAACAAAAGATACATCGAACGTTCAGCTGGCTTTATTTAAACAAACGGATAAGTTTAGGGCGGATGCCAAATTTAATAGTGATGGTTCACTCTTCTTTACCTTCAATATGCCATTAAATAATCCCGACGTCAGGATCAATTTCCCGGCGGATCTGGATAAACAAAAGATAGTTGACTTCAGCAAAACTAAGGACACGGCGAGCATCTATCTGAAGAATATGAATTTTGATTCCATTTCGGTATCGTTTATAGATAACGGCAAGGTACTGGATACCGTAAGCAGGAAAAAATCCTTAAAAGAAACTTATACCCGCACAGTTATTCCTACTTATAATATCAGCGCCGATAGTAAGCTAAAGCCAGGCGCCGACTTAGTTTTAACAATGAATGCGCCGATAGAAAGCCTTGATGTTTCACGTGTAACATTTTTAGAAGACTCGGTAAGCCGCACTAATTTTACGATGACCATAGATCCGGCTAATCCTAAAAAAGTGATCCTGAAATATAGATGGCGGCAGCTGGCCAAGTATTTACTCACCTTTAACGAGGGAACCTTTACCACTATTTACGGAGACAGAAATAAACGCTTACCTAAAAGCTTTACGATTGACAAGCCCGAAAATTATGGAATTATTGTGTTAAAGGTATCTGTGCCCGATTCCACAAAGAGTTATGTTATAGAAGTATTAAATGAAGCTAAACGGGTAGTTATTACGGATATCGTTAAAAAAACAAGCACACTTACCCATAATGGTTTTCTTGCTGGTAAATATCGTGTGCGCGTTACTTACGACACTAATAATAACGGGCGCTGGGACAGCGGTAACGTAAAGAAAAAGCTGTATCCGGAAAGCATCATCCTAATGCCCGATGTATTTACCCTTAGGCCCAATTGGGAAAATGAATGGAATGTAGATATTCCTAAAGAGGTGATAGTACCGTAG
- the mnmG gene encoding tRNA uridine-5-carboxymethylaminomethyl(34) synthesis enzyme MnmG: protein MFKKYDVIVVGAGHAGCEAAAAAANMGSSVLLITMNMGTIAQMSCNPAMGGVAKGQIVREIDAMGGYSGIITDKSTIQFRMLNLSKGPAMWSPRAQTDRMRFAEEWRIALERTPNVDFWQDMVSSLIIKNNTVVGVKTSIGVEIEGSAVVLTNGTFLNGLIHIGEKRFGGGRTGEKAATGLTEQLVTLGFEAGRMKTGTPPRVDGRSLNYSLMEEQWGDQDAGKFSYTDTEISKDQRCCWITYTNLNVHDTLKEGFEKSPMFTGRIKGLGPRYCPSIEDKINRFAERDRHQIFVEPEGWNTCEIYVNGFSTSLPEDVQYRALIQIPGFENAKMFRPGYAIEYDYFPPTQLDLTLETKLISNLFFAGQINGTTGYEEAGSQGMIAGINVHQKVHDKHELILKRSESYIGVLIDDLVTKGTEEPYRMFTSRAEHRLLLRQDNADIRLSPIGHQLGLISDERLEKVNQKIKNSDDLVAHTKKTSIGMTEVNGLLEELGTSAITQAAKLFNLLSRPQVSFNDLRRADNNLAELLSNYDKETIEQAEIKIKYESYFEKENEIVEKMKKMEDKSIDPDFNYQTLVSLSKEAREKLVRIKPRTLGQASRISGVSPSDISVLMVHMSK from the coding sequence GTGTTTAAAAAATATGATGTTATAGTTGTTGGTGCTGGTCATGCAGGCTGTGAAGCTGCAGCTGCCGCTGCCAATATGGGTTCATCGGTATTACTAATTACCATGAATATGGGTACTATTGCCCAAATGAGCTGTAATCCTGCTATGGGTGGTGTGGCAAAGGGGCAAATAGTGCGTGAAATAGATGCGATGGGCGGTTATTCGGGTATAATAACCGATAAATCTACTATACAGTTCCGTATGCTTAACTTAAGCAAAGGGCCCGCTATGTGGAGTCCACGTGCCCAAACAGACCGCATGCGCTTTGCCGAAGAGTGGCGTATAGCTCTTGAACGTACGCCAAACGTTGATTTTTGGCAGGATATGGTATCCTCACTGATCATTAAAAACAATACCGTAGTAGGTGTAAAAACATCTATCGGGGTAGAAATTGAGGGCAGTGCGGTAGTATTAACTAACGGAACCTTCCTGAATGGCCTTATACATATTGGAGAAAAACGCTTTGGTGGTGGCCGTACTGGCGAGAAAGCAGCTACCGGATTAACTGAACAACTGGTTACATTAGGCTTTGAAGCAGGTCGTATGAAGACCGGTACCCCACCCCGCGTAGATGGCCGCAGCCTAAATTATAGCCTGATGGAAGAGCAATGGGGCGACCAGGATGCAGGTAAATTCAGCTATACCGATACCGAAATAAGCAAAGATCAGCGCTGCTGCTGGATCACTTATACCAATTTAAACGTACACGATACATTGAAAGAAGGCTTTGAAAAGTCGCCAATGTTTACAGGACGTATTAAAGGTTTAGGCCCCAGGTATTGTCCATCCATCGAAGATAAGATCAACCGCTTTGCTGAGCGCGACCGTCATCAAATATTTGTAGAACCCGAAGGCTGGAATACCTGCGAGATCTATGTAAACGGCTTTTCTACCTCCCTGCCTGAAGATGTGCAATACCGGGCTTTGATACAAATACCAGGCTTCGAAAATGCTAAAATGTTCCGGCCTGGCTATGCCATTGAGTATGATTACTTCCCGCCTACCCAGTTAGATCTGACTTTAGAGACCAAACTGATCAGTAATTTATTCTTTGCCGGGCAGATAAATGGTACTACAGGCTACGAAGAAGCGGGATCGCAAGGCATGATTGCCGGCATAAACGTCCACCAAAAAGTGCATGATAAACATGAGTTGATCCTGAAAAGATCGGAATCATACATCGGAGTTTTGATAGATGACCTGGTAACCAAAGGTACCGAAGAGCCTTATCGCATGTTCACCTCAAGGGCCGAGCATAGGCTATTGTTACGTCAGGATAATGCTGATATCAGGTTAAGCCCTATTGGCCATCAATTAGGTTTAATTAGTGATGAGCGCCTGGAAAAGGTAAATCAGAAGATAAAAAATTCTGATGACCTGGTAGCGCACACTAAAAAGACATCCATTGGCATGACCGAAGTGAACGGCTTACTGGAAGAATTAGGTACGAGCGCTATCACGCAGGCAGCCAAACTATTTAATTTATTAAGCCGCCCACAGGTATCATTTAATGATCTTCGTCGCGCTGATAACAACCTCGCTGAACTATTATCAAATTATGATAAAGAAACTATTGAGCAGGCTGAAATAAAAATTAAATATGAGAGTTATTTTGAAAAGGAAAATGAGATAGTAGAAAAGATGAAGAAGATGGAGGACAAATCCATCGACCCGGATTTCAATTATCAAACACTGGTGTCACTGTCAAAAGAAGCACGTGAAAAATTGGTGAGAATAAAACCAAGAACATTAGGACAGGCTTCGCGTATTTCAGGGGTATCGCCATCAGATATTTCTGTTTTAATGGTACATATGTCAAAATAA
- a CDS encoding CBU_0592 family membrane protein → MKLSDIIASVGVTILLVGFFLNLTKRIESDGKLYASLNFIGAGMCGVSSYMISFYPFVLLEGVWCLVALFSLLKVSRGTSVK, encoded by the coding sequence ATGAAACTATCAGACATTATAGCATCAGTTGGTGTTACCATTTTACTGGTTGGTTTCTTTTTAAATTTAACTAAACGCATCGAATCGGACGGTAAACTGTATGCTTCGTTAAATTTTATAGGCGCGGGCATGTGTGGCGTATCATCTTATATGATCAGCTTCTACCCTTTTGTGCTATTAGAAGGTGTTTGGTGCCTTGTAGCGCTATTTTCTTTACTTAAAGTTTCACGTGGAACATCCGTAAAATAA
- a CDS encoding ABC-F family ATP-binding cassette domain-containing protein, with product MSTYISAENLGHSFQDHWLFKNLTIGINRGRRVALVGINGAGKSTLLKILSGKLNPTEGKAVQARDLNMGFLDQDPQFDKAYTISDYIFHADNRQQQLIREYEELMENDPENMAEMERITGEISDLNAWEYEYNIKTILGRLDIHHLNQQITTLSGGQKKRLALARLLIEDPDIYILDEPTNHLDIDTIEWLEKLLTEGNKTILMVTHDRYFLDNVCNEILELDNGKIIPYVGNYAYYLEKKAERESADAAAFAKNSNLLKKELEWMRRQPQARGTKSKARIDAYYELEEKTKNRGPKDKVELSVKTARQGNKILELHHLAKSFNGQTIMTDFSYVFKKGDRIGLAGKNGSGKSTLLNIITNGLTPDKGIVEKGETTIMGYFHQSGITFKDDDRVIDVVKNVAEYITMADGKTITASALLTLFLFPPKKQYGFIANLSGGEKKRLQLMNLLMKNPNFLILDEPTNDLDIDTLNVLEEFLVNYSGVLMLVSHDRYLLDKLTDQLFIMEGNGDVRIFNGNYSSYRQELDEQKQAARKQSNEKPAYVEPVAQPKKNKLSFKEQKELETIEGDIAKLEKEMAVLTTEMNSGSITSHQELSDIAHKIKNLSNQIDDKSVRWMELTELNEA from the coding sequence GTGAGTACGTATATCTCGGCCGAGAATTTAGGCCACTCTTTCCAGGATCACTGGCTGTTTAAAAACCTCACCATCGGCATTAACCGGGGGCGCAGGGTAGCACTGGTGGGCATTAATGGGGCAGGTAAATCTACCCTGCTCAAGATACTTTCGGGCAAGTTGAACCCTACCGAGGGTAAAGCTGTACAGGCCCGCGATCTGAACATGGGTTTTCTTGACCAGGACCCGCAGTTTGATAAAGCTTACACCATCAGCGATTATATTTTCCATGCCGATAACCGCCAACAGCAGCTGATACGCGAGTATGAGGAGTTGATGGAAAACGACCCGGAGAATATGGCCGAAATGGAACGCATCACCGGCGAGATCAGCGATCTGAATGCATGGGAGTATGAGTATAACATCAAAACCATTTTGGGACGATTGGATATTCATCACCTCAATCAGCAGATCACTACACTTTCGGGCGGGCAGAAGAAACGTTTAGCCCTTGCCCGTTTGCTGATTGAAGATCCGGATATTTATATACTGGACGAGCCTACCAACCACTTGGATATTGATACCATTGAGTGGCTGGAAAAACTGCTTACCGAGGGTAATAAAACCATCCTGATGGTTACGCACGACAGGTATTTCCTGGATAATGTTTGTAATGAAATATTGGAACTGGATAATGGCAAGATCATCCCCTACGTAGGTAACTATGCATACTACCTGGAGAAAAAAGCCGAACGCGAATCGGCCGATGCTGCTGCTTTCGCCAAGAACAGTAACCTGCTTAAAAAGGAGTTGGAATGGATGCGCCGCCAACCACAGGCACGTGGTACCAAATCTAAAGCACGTATTGATGCTTATTACGAGTTGGAAGAAAAAACCAAGAACCGCGGTCCGAAAGATAAGGTGGAACTAAGTGTGAAAACCGCACGCCAGGGTAATAAAATATTAGAACTGCATCACCTGGCAAAATCATTCAATGGGCAAACCATTATGACTGATTTTAGCTATGTATTTAAAAAAGGCGACCGTATCGGTTTGGCCGGCAAGAATGGTAGCGGTAAATCTACCCTATTAAATATCATTACCAACGGCCTTACACCAGATAAAGGTATTGTAGAAAAAGGCGAAACCACCATTATGGGCTATTTCCATCAAAGCGGCATTACCTTTAAAGATGATGACCGGGTGATAGACGTAGTAAAGAATGTAGCCGAATACATCACCATGGCCGATGGGAAGACTATAACTGCTTCTGCCCTGCTTACTTTGTTCCTTTTCCCGCCTAAAAAGCAGTATGGCTTTATAGCTAACCTGAGCGGTGGCGAGAAAAAACGTTTGCAGTTGATGAACCTGCTGATGAAGAATCCAAACTTCCTGATACTGGATGAGCCTACCAACGATTTGGATATTGATACATTGAACGTATTGGAAGAGTTTCTGGTAAATTATTCGGGTGTATTAATGCTGGTATCGCACGACAGGTATTTACTGGACAAGTTAACCGACCAGCTTTTTATTATGGAAGGTAATGGCGATGTAAGGATATTTAACGGTAATTACTCATCGTACAGACAGGAACTGGATGAGCAGAAACAGGCAGCCCGTAAGCAAAGCAACGAAAAACCTGCTTATGTTGAACCTGTAGCCCAGCCTAAAAAGAACAAATTAAGCTTTAAAGAGCAAAAGGAACTTGAAACTATTGAAGGTGATATAGCCAAATTAGAAAAAGAGATGGCCGTTCTTACAACCGAAATGAACTCAGGCAGTATAACAAGCCACCAGGAATTGAGTGATATCGCGCATAAAATAAAGAACCTGAGTAACCAGATAGATGATAAAAGTGTGCGTTGGATGGAATTAACTGAACTAAACGAAGCATAA
- a CDS encoding oxidoreductase, with protein MAKKAIIAGASGLIGSHLLQQLLDGDVYDQVLVLTRRPLPVQHPKLEQLVIDFDQLDKYADQFTGDAVFSCLGTTVGQTPDKILYRKIDHDYPIRLAQLALKNGVRQFHWVSSVGADAASSNAYLKLKGETEDDLKKAGIPSLHIYRPSMLTGRKEKLRFSESAINAIMKLVDPLLMGSLTKYHSIPGSIVAKAMISQSIDNQTGIFTYQYNELKKYK; from the coding sequence TTGGCCAAAAAAGCGATCATAGCGGGTGCAAGCGGACTGATAGGCAGCCATTTATTACAGCAGCTATTGGATGGGGATGTTTATGACCAGGTTTTAGTATTGACACGCAGGCCGCTGCCTGTACAGCATCCAAAACTGGAGCAGTTGGTGATCGACTTTGACCAGTTGGATAAATATGCTGATCAGTTTACCGGCGATGCTGTATTTAGTTGTTTAGGCACAACGGTTGGGCAAACGCCCGATAAAATATTGTATCGCAAAATAGATCACGATTATCCCATTCGCCTGGCACAATTAGCGCTGAAAAATGGCGTTCGACAGTTTCATTGGGTATCATCGGTTGGGGCAGATGCAGCTTCATCAAACGCTTATCTGAAATTGAAAGGCGAAACCGAGGATGATCTGAAAAAGGCAGGCATACCATCGTTACATATTTACCGGCCATCAATGCTGACCGGCCGTAAAGAAAAATTACGGTTTAGCGAGTCGGCGATAAATGCCATAATGAAACTGGTTGATCCGCTGCTGATGGGTAGCTTAACCAAATATCATAGCATACCAGGTAGTATTGTAGCCAAGGCGATGATATCGCAATCAATTGATAATCAGACTGGTATATTTACGTACCAGTATAACGAACTAAAAAAATATAAGTGA
- a CDS encoding MlaE family ABC transporter permease yields the protein MAEQAVIVSGWRKWLEGVGEQGVFFARFFRNLFAGGFEWSEFVRQCYEIGYRSMMLVGITSFIMGLVLILQLRPTLVSFGAESMLPHTLAVSVIREIGPVITAIICAGKIASSIGAELGSMKVTEQIDAMEVSGANPVQYLVVTRILATCFMIPLLAMIGDAISLFGGYLALNFTDSISLYLYFNKCIAALDYTDYLPALIKTFFFGFAIGFVGCYKGYHSNRGTESVGIAANSAVVTASLWIFFLDMLVVQITTILFYK from the coding sequence ATGGCAGAACAGGCAGTTATAGTAAGCGGATGGCGCAAATGGCTGGAAGGCGTTGGCGAGCAGGGCGTATTCTTCGCCCGGTTTTTCCGGAACCTTTTTGCCGGTGGCTTCGAGTGGTCGGAGTTTGTGCGGCAATGTTACGAGATAGGTTACCGCAGCATGATGCTGGTGGGGATCACTTCATTTATTATGGGTTTGGTGCTGATCCTGCAGTTGCGGCCCACATTGGTATCGTTTGGGGCGGAGAGTATGTTGCCGCATACGCTTGCGGTTTCGGTGATCCGTGAGATAGGCCCGGTAATAACAGCTATCATTTGCGCCGGCAAAATAGCATCGAGCATTGGCGCCGAACTGGGCAGTATGAAGGTAACCGAACAAATAGACGCCATGGAGGTATCGGGCGCCAACCCGGTGCAATACCTGGTAGTAACCCGCATTTTGGCTACCTGCTTCATGATCCCGCTGCTGGCTATGATAGGCGATGCCATCAGCCTGTTTGGTGGCTACCTGGCGTTGAATTTTACCGATAGCATCAGCCTGTACCTGTATTTTAATAAATGTATAGCGGCGTTAGATTATACCGATTATCTGCCGGCACTCATTAAAACTTTCTTCTTCGGGTTTGCCATTGGTTTTGTGGGATGCTATAAAGGCTACCACAGCAACCGAGGTACCGAGAGTGTGGGTATAGCAGCAAACTCTGCGGTGGTTACCGCCTCATTATGGATATTTTTTCTGGACATGCTTGTGGTACAGATAACCACCATATTATTTTATAAATAG